A single window of Polaribacter sp. SA4-10 DNA harbors:
- the rpoC gene encoding DNA-directed RNA polymerase subunit beta', whose protein sequence is MARKQEKYTVKKFNKISIGLSSPEAILEISKGEVLKPETINYRTHKPERDGLFCERIFGPVKDYECACGKYKRIRYKGIVCDRCGVEVTEKKVRRDRVGHINLVVPVAHIWYFRSLPNKMGYLLGLPSKKLDMIIYYERYVVIQPGIAKGIEGEPLQKMDFLTEEEYLDIAEELPQDNQYLDDSDPNKFIAKMGAECLIDLLARIDLDALSFELRHKANTETSKQRKTEALKRLNVVEAFRDSQKNRENHPEWMIMKAVPVIPPELRPLVPLDGGRFATSDLNDLYRRVIIRNNRLKRLVEIKAPEVILRNEKRMLQESVDSLFDNTRKSSAVKTESNRPLKSLSDSLKGKQGRFRQNLLGKRVDYSARSVIVVGPELRLSECGIPKDMAAELYKPFVIRKLIERGIVKTVKSAKKIIDRKEPVVWDILENVIKGHPVLLNRAPTLHRLGIQAFQPKLIEGKAIQLHPLACSAFNADFDGDQMAVHLPLGPEAILEAQILMLASHNILNPANGAPVTVPSQDMVLGLYYMTKERVSTPEVKIKGEGLTFYSPEEVTIAFNEEMVDLNAGINVRTYDVDENGEQVRKIIKTTVGRVLFNEVVPAKAGYINEVLTKKNLRGIIGGILKATDIPTTGDFLDQIKNMGYKFAFQGGLSFSLGDIIIPKEKAGMIAEANKEVEVIVSNYNMGMLTQKERYNQVIDIWGRTNNDLTELSMKRLREDQQGFNSVYMMLDSGARGSKEQIRQLTGMRGLMAKPKKSTAGGGEIIENPILSNFKEGLSILEYFISTHGARKGLADTALKTADAGYLTRRLVDVSQDVIINEEDCGTLRGLEVSPLKKNDEIVESLTERIEGRISLQDVYHPLTGDVIIEANQPITYKLAKAVQDAGIDGVQVRSALTCESAKGICAKCYGQSLSTLNKVQIGEAVGVIAAQSIGEPGTQLTLRTFHVGGVAGNISEENKLIAKFDGKVVIEDLRSVVGKDNDGNEVDIVISRTAEIKIIDKKTGLNLSTNIIPYGSHIFDKDRKSIKKGDVIVQWDPFNGVIVSEFGGKVKFDNLSQGINYSVEVDEQTGFQEKVMIDSKNKKLIPSLIIEDKDGTALRSYSLPLGAQLMVSDGDVVESGHTLVKIPRKSGKAGDITGGLPRVTELFEARNPSNPSVVSEIDGVVSFGKIKRGNREIIVESKTGDISKYLVKLSNQILVQENDFIKAGMPLSDGATTPSDILRIKGPAAVQEYLVNEIQEVYRLQGVKINDKHFEVVVRQMMRKVKIIDSGDTLFLENQLIHKIDFIKDNDAIYGMKVVEESGDSENLTAGQIISARQLRDENSLLRRNDLNLVEARDAKPATAEQVLQGITRASLQTKSFISAASFQETTKVLNEAAVSGKVDTLEGLKENVIVGKRIPAGTGMRAYDHVIVGPKDEIEQSFK, encoded by the coding sequence ATGGCAAGAAAACAAGAGAAGTACACTGTAAAAAAGTTTAATAAAATCTCAATTGGTTTATCATCACCAGAAGCAATTTTAGAAATATCTAAAGGTGAAGTTTTAAAACCAGAAACAATAAATTACCGTACACACAAGCCAGAAAGAGATGGTTTATTTTGTGAACGTATTTTTGGTCCTGTTAAGGATTATGAATGTGCTTGTGGAAAATACAAGAGAATTCGTTACAAAGGTATCGTTTGTGATAGATGTGGTGTAGAAGTAACAGAAAAAAAAGTACGTAGAGATAGAGTTGGTCACATTAATTTAGTGGTACCAGTTGCTCATATTTGGTACTTTAGATCATTACCTAACAAAATGGGATACCTTTTAGGTTTACCATCTAAAAAGTTAGATATGATTATTTACTACGAAAGATACGTAGTAATTCAGCCTGGTATTGCGAAAGGTATTGAAGGAGAACCATTACAAAAAATGGATTTCTTAACTGAAGAAGAATATTTAGATATTGCTGAAGAGTTACCACAAGACAACCAATATTTAGATGATTCTGACCCAAACAAGTTTATCGCTAAAATGGGAGCAGAGTGTTTAATTGATTTATTAGCACGTATTGATTTAGATGCGTTATCTTTTGAATTAAGACACAAAGCAAATACAGAAACCTCTAAACAACGTAAAACTGAAGCATTAAAACGTTTAAATGTTGTTGAAGCATTTAGAGACTCTCAAAAGAATAGAGAGAATCATCCAGAATGGATGATCATGAAAGCAGTTCCGGTAATACCACCAGAATTGAGACCATTGGTTCCATTAGATGGAGGTCGTTTTGCAACTTCAGATTTAAATGATTTATATAGAAGAGTTATTATCAGAAATAATCGTTTAAAAAGATTAGTTGAGATAAAAGCTCCTGAAGTTATTTTACGTAATGAAAAACGTATGTTACAAGAATCTGTAGATTCATTATTTGATAACACACGTAAATCATCAGCAGTAAAAACTGAATCTAACAGACCTTTAAAATCTTTATCAGATTCATTAAAAGGTAAACAAGGACGTTTTCGTCAGAATTTATTAGGAAAACGTGTTGATTATTCTGCACGTTCTGTAATTGTTGTTGGACCAGAATTAAGACTTTCAGAATGTGGTATCCCAAAAGATATGGCAGCTGAACTTTACAAGCCTTTTGTAATTAGAAAATTAATTGAAAGAGGAATTGTAAAAACAGTTAAATCTGCAAAGAAAATAATAGATAGAAAAGAACCAGTTGTTTGGGATATTTTAGAAAATGTAATTAAAGGACATCCAGTTTTATTAAACAGGGCTCCTACTTTACACAGACTTGGTATACAAGCATTTCAACCAAAATTAATTGAAGGTAAAGCAATACAGTTACATCCACTTGCATGTTCTGCCTTTAATGCCGATTTTGATGGGGATCAAATGGCTGTTCACTTACCATTAGGACCAGAAGCTATTTTAGAAGCACAAATATTAATGTTAGCTTCTCATAATATCTTAAACCCTGCAAATGGTGCTCCAGTTACTGTGCCTTCTCAGGATATGGTACTTGGTTTATACTATATGACTAAAGAGAGAGTTTCTACTCCAGAAGTAAAAATTAAAGGAGAAGGATTAACTTTTTATTCACCAGAAGAAGTAACGATTGCTTTTAACGAAGAAATGGTAGACTTAAATGCTGGAATTAATGTAAGAACTTATGATGTTGACGAGAACGGAGAACAAGTTAGAAAAATTATAAAAACTACCGTTGGTAGAGTTTTATTTAATGAAGTTGTTCCTGCAAAAGCTGGTTATATCAATGAAGTATTAACTAAGAAAAACTTACGTGGAATTATTGGTGGTATTTTAAAAGCTACAGATATTCCAACAACGGGAGATTTCTTAGATCAGATAAAAAATATGGGTTATAAATTTGCCTTCCAAGGTGGTTTATCATTCAGTTTAGGGGATATAATTATTCCTAAAGAAAAAGCAGGAATGATTGCTGAAGCTAATAAAGAAGTTGAAGTAATTGTATCTAACTATAACATGGGTATGTTAACGCAAAAAGAGCGTTACAATCAGGTAATTGATATTTGGGGAAGAACCAATAACGATTTAACTGAGTTATCTATGAAACGTTTACGTGAAGACCAACAAGGATTTAACTCAGTTTATATGATGCTTGATTCTGGTGCGAGGGGTTCTAAAGAACAAATTCGTCAGTTAACAGGTATGCGTGGATTAATGGCAAAACCTAAAAAATCTACTGCTGGAGGTGGAGAAATTATTGAGAATCCAATTCTTTCTAACTTTAAGGAAGGATTATCAATTCTTGAATACTTTATTTCTACTCACGGTGCGCGTAAAGGACTTGCAGATACAGCTTTAAAAACTGCAGATGCTGGTTATTTAACACGTAGATTAGTTGATGTTTCACAAGATGTTATTATTAATGAAGAAGATTGTGGTACATTAAGAGGTTTAGAAGTTTCTCCTTTAAAGAAAAATGATGAGATTGTAGAATCTTTAACGGAAAGAATTGAAGGTCGTATTTCTTTACAAGATGTTTATCATCCTTTAACAGGAGACGTAATTATTGAAGCAAACCAACCAATTACTTATAAATTAGCGAAAGCAGTTCAAGATGCTGGAATTGATGGAGTTCAAGTAAGATCTGCATTAACGTGTGAATCAGCTAAAGGTATTTGTGCAAAATGTTATGGTCAAAGTTTATCAACTCTTAACAAGGTACAAATTGGTGAAGCAGTTGGTGTAATTGCTGCACAATCTATTGGTGAACCTGGTACACAGTTAACATTGCGTACTTTCCACGTTGGGGGTGTTGCAGGTAACATATCAGAAGAAAATAAATTGATTGCCAAGTTTGATGGAAAAGTAGTTATTGAAGATTTACGTTCAGTTGTTGGTAAAGACAATGATGGTAATGAAGTTGATATTGTAATTTCTAGAACTGCTGAGATTAAAATCATAGATAAGAAAACTGGACTTAACTTAAGTACTAATATTATTCCTTATGGTTCTCATATTTTTGATAAAGATAGAAAATCGATTAAAAAAGGAGATGTAATAGTTCAATGGGATCCATTTAATGGTGTGATTGTTTCTGAATTTGGAGGAAAAGTGAAGTTTGACAACTTAAGCCAGGGTATTAATTACTCTGTAGAAGTTGATGAGCAAACTGGTTTCCAAGAGAAAGTAATGATTGACTCTAAGAACAAGAAACTTATTCCTTCGTTAATTATTGAAGACAAAGACGGTACTGCTTTACGTTCATACAGTTTACCTTTAGGAGCACAATTAATGGTTAGTGATGGAGATGTTGTAGAATCTGGTCATACATTAGTAAAAATACCTCGTAAATCTGGTAAAGCAGGTGATATTACAGGAGGATTACCTCGTGTAACTGAGCTATTTGAAGCACGTAACCCTTCAAACCCTTCTGTTGTTTCAGAAATTGATGGTGTTGTTTCTTTCGGGAAAATTAAGCGTGGTAACAGAGAGATTATTGTTGAATCTAAAACTGGAGATATTAGTAAGTATTTAGTAAAGCTTTCAAATCAGATTTTAGTTCAAGAAAATGACTTTATTAAAGCAGGTATGCCATTATCAGACGGAGCAACCACTCCTTCAGATATCTTAAGAATTAAAGGACCAGCAGCAGTGCAAGAATACTTAGTGAACGAAATTCAAGAAGTATATCGTTTACAGGGTGTGAAAATTAATGACAAACATTTCGAAGTTGTTGTACGTCAAATGATGCGTAAAGTTAAGATTATTGATTCTGGAGATACTTTATTCTTAGAGAATCAATTAATTCATAAAATTGACTTTATTAAAGATAACGATGCAATCTACGGAATGAAAGTTGTTGAAGAGTCTGGAGATTCTGAGAACTTAACTGCAGGTCAAATTATTTCTGCACGTCAATTAAGAGATGAAAATTCTTTGTTAAGAAGAAATGATTTAAACTTAGTTGAAGCTAGAGATGCTAAACCGGCAACCGCAGAACAAGTTTTACAAGGTATTACAAGAGCATCACTTCAAACAAAATCGTTTATTTCTGCAGCTTCTTTCCAAGAAACTACAAAAGTATTAAACGAAGCTGCTGTAAGTGGTAAAGTAGATACTTTAGAAGGCTTAAAAGAGAATGTAATTGTTGGTAAGAGAATTCCAGCAGGTACAGGTATGAGAGCTTATGACCACGTAATTGTAGGTCCTAAAGATGAAATAGAACAAAGTTTTAAATAA
- the rpoB gene encoding DNA-directed RNA polymerase subunit beta, giving the protein MATKNTTERINFATSQMIKEYPDFLDIQVKSFQDFFQLQTKAEERGEEGLYKTFMDNFPITDTRNQFVLEFLDYFVDPPRYSIQECIERGLTHSVPLKARLKLFCTDPEHEDFETIVQDVYLGTIPYMTNSGAFVINGAERVVVSQLHRSPGVFFGQSFHANGTKLYSARVIPFKGSWIEFATDINQVMYAYIDRKKKLPVTTLFRAIGFERDKDILEIFDLAEEIKVSKAGLKKVLGRKLAARVLKTWHEDFVDEDTGEVVSIERNEIIFDRDTILDKEHIDEIIESGTKTVLLHKEDNDMADYAIIHNTLQKDPTNSEKEAVEHIYRQLRNAEPPDEETARGIIDKLFFSEQRYNLGEVGRFRMNTKLQLNEPIDQKVLTKLDIITIIKYLIELINSKAEVDDIDHLSNRRVRTVGEQLAGQFGVGLARMARTIRERMNVRDNEVFTPIDLINAKTLSSVINSFFGTNQLSQFMDQTNPLAEITHKRRLSALGPGGLSRERAGFEVRDVHYTHYGRLCPIETPEGPNIGLISSLAVFAKVNSLGFIETPYRKVTDGAVAVGEEPIYLSAEEEEGMKIAQSNLELNENGGIVLDRVIAREEGDFPVVNPDEINFMDVAPNQIASISASLIPFLEHDDANRALMGSNMMRQAVPLLRPESPIVGTGLERRVAKDSRILINAESAGVVEYVDANKITIKYDRTEEEKLVSFDSDEVSYNLIKFRKTNQGTNINLKPIVERGDRVSEGQVLCEGYATQKGELALGRNMKVAFMPWKGYNFEDAIVISEKVVREDIFTSIHIDEYSLDVRDTKLGTEELTNDIPNVSEEATKDLDENGMIRIGAEVNPGDILIGKITPKGESDPTPEEKLLRAIFGDKAGDVKDASLKASPSLRGVVIDKKLFRRAVKDKNKRLRDKEAVATLEASFVGKFENLKDTLIDKLFTLISGKTSQGVFNDLGEEVLPKGKKYTLKMLNSVDDYVHLSGSWTTDKELNDSVGELVHNYKIKVNDLQGSLRRQKFTISVGDELPAGILKLAKVYIAKKRKLKVGDKMAGRHGNKGIVARIVRAEDMPFLEDGTPVDIVLNPLGVPSRMNIGQIYETVLGWAGQKLGTKYATPIFDGASLDQINEITDEAGVPRFGHTYLYDGGTGKRFDQPATVGIIYMIKLGHMIEDKMHARSIGPYSLITQQPLGGKAQFGGQRFGEMEVWALEAYGASSILREILTVKSDDVMGRAKTYEAIVKGETMPEPGLPESFNVLMHELKGLGLDVRLEE; this is encoded by the coding sequence TTGGCAACGAAAAACACTACTGAAAGAATCAACTTCGCTACTTCTCAAATGATTAAAGAATATCCAGATTTTTTGGATATTCAGGTAAAATCTTTCCAAGATTTTTTCCAACTTCAAACTAAGGCAGAAGAAAGAGGTGAAGAAGGTTTATACAAAACCTTCATGGATAATTTCCCAATAACAGATACAAGAAATCAATTTGTATTAGAATTTTTAGACTACTTTGTAGATCCTCCTAGATATAGCATTCAAGAATGTATAGAAAGAGGTTTAACGCATAGTGTGCCTTTAAAGGCACGTTTAAAATTATTCTGTACAGATCCAGAACATGAAGATTTTGAAACGATTGTACAAGATGTATATCTTGGTACAATTCCATACATGACTAACTCAGGTGCCTTTGTAATCAATGGTGCTGAGCGTGTAGTAGTTTCTCAACTACATAGATCTCCTGGTGTATTCTTTGGGCAATCTTTTCATGCAAACGGTACAAAATTATACTCTGCAAGAGTAATTCCTTTTAAAGGATCTTGGATAGAGTTTGCTACCGATATCAATCAAGTTATGTATGCTTATATTGATAGAAAGAAAAAATTACCAGTAACAACATTATTCAGAGCCATTGGTTTTGAAAGAGATAAAGATATTCTTGAAATATTTGATCTTGCAGAAGAAATTAAGGTTTCTAAAGCTGGATTGAAGAAAGTATTAGGTAGAAAACTTGCCGCGAGAGTTTTAAAAACTTGGCATGAAGATTTCGTAGATGAAGATACTGGAGAAGTTGTATCTATTGAAAGAAATGAAATCATTTTTGACCGTGATACAATTTTAGACAAAGAACATATTGATGAAATAATTGAATCTGGTACCAAAACCGTTTTACTTCATAAAGAAGATAACGATATGGCAGATTATGCAATTATTCATAATACGCTACAAAAAGATCCTACAAACTCTGAAAAAGAAGCTGTAGAACATATTTATAGACAATTACGTAATGCTGAACCGCCAGATGAGGAGACAGCAAGAGGTATTATAGATAAGTTATTCTTTTCTGAACAGCGTTATAATTTAGGTGAAGTTGGTCGTTTTAGAATGAACACAAAGCTTCAGTTAAATGAACCAATTGATCAAAAAGTATTAACAAAGTTAGATATTATTACTATTATAAAGTATCTAATTGAGTTAATTAACTCTAAAGCAGAGGTAGATGATATTGATCACTTATCTAATCGTAGAGTTAGAACTGTTGGTGAACAACTAGCAGGTCAGTTTGGTGTTGGTTTAGCACGTATGGCGAGAACAATTCGTGAACGTATGAATGTACGTGATAACGAAGTGTTTACACCAATCGATTTAATTAATGCAAAAACATTATCATCTGTAATTAACTCGTTCTTTGGTACCAATCAGTTATCTCAATTTATGGATCAAACAAATCCATTAGCAGAGATTACTCACAAGCGTAGATTATCTGCACTTGGACCTGGTGGTTTATCGAGAGAAAGAGCTGGTTTTGAGGTGCGTGATGTTCACTATACTCATTATGGACGTTTATGTCCTATTGAAACTCCTGAGGGACCAAATATTGGTTTAATTTCTTCTCTTGCAGTATTTGCAAAAGTGAATAGCTTAGGGTTTATAGAAACACCTTATAGAAAAGTAACTGATGGTGCTGTAGCTGTTGGTGAAGAACCAATTTATTTAAGTGCTGAAGAAGAGGAAGGAATGAAAATTGCTCAATCTAATTTAGAATTGAATGAAAATGGTGGTATTGTCTTAGATAGAGTTATTGCTCGTGAAGAAGGTGATTTCCCTGTGGTTAATCCAGATGAGATTAACTTTATGGATGTTGCTCCAAATCAAATTGCATCAATTTCTGCATCTTTAATTCCATTTTTGGAACATGATGATGCGAATAGAGCTTTGATGGGATCGAACATGATGCGTCAAGCAGTTCCATTATTAAGACCAGAATCTCCAATTGTTGGTACCGGTTTAGAGCGTAGAGTTGCAAAAGATTCTCGTATCTTAATTAATGCTGAAAGTGCGGGGGTTGTTGAGTATGTAGATGCTAATAAAATTACAATTAAGTATGATAGAACAGAGGAAGAAAAACTTGTAAGTTTTGATTCTGATGAAGTTTCTTATAACTTAATTAAATTTAGAAAAACCAATCAAGGAACAAACATTAACCTAAAACCAATTGTTGAAAGAGGTGATAGAGTTTCTGAAGGTCAAGTTCTTTGTGAAGGTTATGCTACACAAAAAGGAGAATTAGCTTTAGGAAGAAATATGAAAGTAGCCTTTATGCCTTGGAAAGGGTATAACTTTGAGGATGCAATTGTAATTTCAGAAAAAGTTGTTCGTGAAGATATATTTACATCTATTCATATTGATGAGTATTCTTTAGACGTAAGAGATACAAAATTAGGAACTGAAGAGTTAACTAATGATATTCCTAACGTTTCTGAAGAAGCTACAAAAGATTTAGATGAAAATGGAATGATTAGAATTGGAGCTGAAGTAAATCCTGGTGACATCTTAATAGGTAAGATTACACCAAAAGGAGAATCAGATCCAACTCCAGAAGAAAAATTATTACGTGCAATTTTTGGTGATAAAGCAGGTGATGTAAAAGATGCATCATTAAAAGCTTCTCCATCATTAAGAGGTGTAGTAATTGATAAAAAACTATTTAGAAGAGCTGTAAAAGATAAGAACAAAAGATTAAGAGATAAAGAAGCAGTTGCTACTTTAGAAGCATCGTTTGTTGGAAAATTTGAAAACTTAAAGGATACTTTAATCGACAAATTATTCACACTTATCAGTGGAAAAACATCACAAGGAGTTTTTAATGACTTAGGAGAAGAAGTTTTACCAAAAGGTAAAAAATACACCCTTAAAATGTTAAACTCTGTAGATGATTATGTTCACTTATCGGGTTCTTGGACAACAGATAAAGAATTAAATGATTCAGTAGGTGAATTAGTTCACAACTACAAGATCAAGGTTAATGATTTACAAGGTTCTCTACGTCGTCAAAAATTTACAATCTCTGTAGGTGATGAATTACCAGCAGGAATTTTAAAACTTGCTAAAGTTTACATTGCAAAGAAACGTAAATTAAAAGTTGGTGATAAGATGGCAGGTCGTCATGGAAATAAAGGTATTGTAGCTCGTATTGTTAGAGCAGAAGATATGCCTTTCTTAGAAGACGGAACTCCAGTAGATATCGTTTTAAATCCATTAGGTGTGCCATCTCGTATGAATATTGGTCAGATTTATGAAACTGTTCTTGGTTGGGCAGGTCAAAAATTAGGAACTAAATATGCAACACCAATTTTTGATGGAGCCTCTTTAGATCAAATCAATGAGATTACTGATGAAGCAGGTGTACCAAGATTTGGACATACTTATTTATATGATGGTGGAACAGGAAAACGTTTCGATCAACCAGCAACAGTTGGTATCATTTATATGATTAAGTTAGGACACATGATTGAAGATAAAATGCACGCGCGTTCTATTGGTCCTTACTCTTTAATTACGCAACAACCTTTAGGAGGTAAAGCACAATTTGGAGGTCAACGTTTTGGTGAGATGGAAGTTTGGGCACTTGAAGCATATGGTGCATCAAGTATCTTAAGAGAAATCTTAACTGTAAAATCTGATGATGTAATGGGTAGAGCTAAAACTTACGAAGCAATCGTAAAAGGCGAAACTATGCCAGAACCAGGTTTACCAGAATCTTTTAACGTATTAATGCATGAACTTAAAGGTTTAGGTTTAGACGTTAGATTAGAGGAATAA
- the rplA gene encoding 50S ribosomal protein L1 codes for MAKLTKKQKEAHAKLDSSKSYDLAAASALVKDITNVKFDASVDLAIRLGVDPRKANQMVRGVVTLPHGTGKDVKVLALVTPDKEADAIAAGADYVGLDEYLQKIKGGWTDVDVIITMPSVMGKLGPLGRILGPRGLMPNPKTGTVTMDVAKAVQDVKAGKIDFKVDKTGIIHAAIGKVSFDAKKIEENANELIQTIIKLKPTTAKGTYVKSVFMSSTMSPSIEVEVKAD; via the coding sequence ATGGCAAAATTAACAAAAAAGCAAAAAGAAGCTCACGCAAAGTTAGATAGCTCTAAATCTTATGATTTAGCAGCAGCTTCAGCTCTAGTCAAAGACATTACTAATGTAAAGTTTGATGCATCAGTAGATTTAGCAATACGTTTAGGAGTAGATCCTCGTAAAGCAAATCAAATGGTACGTGGTGTAGTAACATTACCTCACGGAACAGGAAAAGATGTAAAAGTTTTAGCATTAGTTACACCAGATAAAGAAGCAGATGCTATAGCAGCAGGTGCAGATTATGTTGGTTTAGATGAGTATCTTCAGAAGATTAAAGGAGGATGGACAGATGTAGATGTAATTATTACCATGCCTAGTGTGATGGGTAAATTAGGTCCCTTAGGAAGAATTTTAGGTCCTAGAGGTTTAATGCCTAATCCAAAGACAGGTACAGTAACTATGGATGTTGCAAAAGCTGTTCAGGATGTAAAAGCTGGTAAAATCGATTTTAAAGTTGATAAAACTGGTATTATACATGCAGCAATTGGAAAAGTATCTTTTGATGCTAAGAAGATTGAAGAAAATGCAAATGAATTAATACAAACAATTATTAAACTGAAGCCAACAACAGCTAAAGGGACTTACGTAAAAAGTGTTTTTATGTCTAGTACAATGAGTCCTAGTATTGAGGTTGAAGTAAAAGCTGATTAA
- the rplK gene encoding 50S ribosomal protein L11, with translation MAKEVSKVVKLQVKGGAANPSPPVGPALGAAGVNIMEFCKQFNARTQDKQGKVLPVVITVFKDKSFDFVVKTPPAAVQLLEAAKIKKGSGEPNRKKVASVTWDQIQVIAEDKMVDLNAFKISSAMRMIAGTARSMGLTVKGDAPA, from the coding sequence ATGGCAAAAGAAGTTAGTAAAGTAGTTAAGTTACAAGTAAAGGGAGGCGCAGCGAATCCATCGCCGCCGGTTGGACCTGCTTTAGGAGCTGCTGGTGTTAACATTATGGAGTTCTGTAAACAGTTTAATGCAAGAACGCAAGACAAACAAGGTAAAGTTTTACCTGTTGTTATTACTGTTTTTAAAGACAAATCTTTTGATTTTGTTGTGAAAACTCCTCCTGCAGCAGTCCAGTTACTAGAAGCGGCCAAAATTAAAAAAGGTTCAGGAGAACCAAACAGAAAGAAAGTAGCATCAGTTACTTGGGATCAAATACAAGTTATTGCAGAAGACAAAATGGTAGATTTAAATGCCTTTAAGATTTCTTCAGCAATGCGTATGATTGCAGGTACAGCACGTTCTATGGGATTAACAGTAAAAGGTGATGCACCAGCATAA
- the nusG gene encoding transcription termination/antitermination protein NusG — protein MATDSVMKWYVVRAIGGQENKVKAYIETEISRVGLSDYVSQVIVPTEKVVQIRNGKKVNRERAFFPGYIMVEANLSGEVPHVIKAITGVIGFLGETKGGEPVPMRKSEVNRMLGKVDELSIQDENMAIPFNIGETVKVVDGPFNGFDGTIEKVNEEKRKLEVMVKIFGRKTPLELSYMQVEKI, from the coding sequence ATGGCGACTGATTCAGTTATGAAATGGTACGTTGTAAGAGCTATAGGAGGGCAGGAAAATAAAGTAAAAGCTTATATTGAAACTGAAATTTCTAGAGTTGGTTTGTCTGATTATGTAAGTCAAGTTATTGTACCTACTGAGAAGGTAGTGCAAATTAGAAATGGAAAAAAAGTGAATAGAGAAAGAGCTTTTTTCCCAGGTTACATTATGGTGGAGGCTAATCTTTCAGGAGAAGTACCTCACGTTATAAAAGCAATTACTGGAGTTATAGGTTTTTTAGGTGAAACAAAAGGTGGTGAACCTGTTCCTATGAGAAAATCAGAAGTGAATAGAATGTTAGGTAAAGTTGATGAGCTTTCTATTCAAGATGAAAATATGGCAATCCCTTTTAACATTGGAGAAACAGTAAAAGTTGTAGATGGTCCTTTTAATGGATTTGATGGAACTATTGAAAAGGTAAATGAAGAAAAGCGTAAGCTTGAAGTAATGGTTAAAATATTCGGAAGAAAAACACCATTAGAATTAAGTTATATGCAAGTAGAAAAGATATAA
- the secE gene encoding preprotein translocase subunit SecE: protein MKFIQYIKDSFDELGNHMTWISKEDAQKTTVTVAVFTILFALAVAGIDYVFQSGLDNFFSMFKSN from the coding sequence ATGAAATTCATACAATATATTAAAGATTCTTTCGATGAATTAGGTAATCATATGACATGGATATCTAAAGAAGATGCTCAGAAAACCACTGTTACTGTAGCTGTTTTTACAATTTTGTTTGCATTAGCAGTAGCTGGTATTGATTATGTTTTTCAATCTGGTTTGGATAACTTTTTCTCAATGTTTAAATCTAACTAA
- the rplL gene encoding 50S ribosomal protein L7/L12, with protein sequence MADLKDFAEQLVNLTVKEVNELATILKDEYGIEPAAAAVAVAGPAAGVEEVEEQTEFDVILTAAGGSKLAVVKLVKELTGLGLKEAKGIVDSAPAAVKEGVSKDEAEGLKKSLEEAGAEVELK encoded by the coding sequence ATGGCAGATTTAAAAGATTTCGCAGAGCAATTAGTTAACTTAACAGTAAAAGAAGTTAATGAATTAGCTACTATTTTAAAAGACGAATATGGTATTGAGCCAGCAGCAGCAGCAGTTGCAGTAGCAGGTCCAGCAGCAGGTGTAGAAGAAGTAGAAGAGCAAACTGAATTCGATGTAATCTTAACAGCAGCAGGTGGTTCTAAACTTGCAGTAGTAAAATTAGTTAAGGAATTAACTGGTTTAGGATTGAAAGAAGCTAAAGGTATCGTTGATAGCGCACCAGCAGCAGTAAAAGAAGGTGTATCTAAAGATGAGGCTGAAGGTCTTAAAAAATCTTTAGAAGAAGCTGGAGCAGAGGTAGAGCTTAAGTAA
- the rplJ gene encoding 50S ribosomal protein L10 — protein sequence MTREEKSQVIQDLTARLADTNTIYLADISGLNALATSNLRRACFKANVELAVVKNTLLAKAMEASDKDFGDLPSVLKGNTSMMISEAANAPAKLIKEFRKKTDKPLLKGAFAEESVYIGDDQLDALVDIKSREELIGEIIGLLQSPAKNVISALQSGGQTLSGILKTLSEK from the coding sequence ATGACTAGAGAAGAGAAATCACAAGTAATACAAGATTTAACGGCAAGATTAGCAGATACTAACACAATTTATTTAGCAGATATTTCTGGTTTAAATGCGTTAGCTACTTCAAACTTACGTAGAGCTTGTTTTAAAGCAAATGTTGAGTTAGCAGTTGTTAAGAATACATTACTTGCGAAAGCAATGGAGGCTTCAGATAAAGATTTTGGAGACTTACCATCAGTATTAAAAGGTAATACATCAATGATGATTTCTGAAGCAGCAAATGCTCCAGCAAAATTAATCAAAGAATTCAGAAAAAAAACAGACAAGCCTCTTTTAAAAGGAGCGTTTGCTGAAGAATCTGTATATATTGGAGATGATCAATTAGATGCTCTTGTAGATATTAAATCTAGAGAAGAACTTATTGGAGAAATCATTGGATTATTACAATCGCCTGCTAAGAATGTTATTTCAGCATTACAATCAGGAGGTCAAACTCTTTCAGGTATTCTTAAAACATTATCTGAAAAATAA